Proteins encoded in a region of the Natator depressus isolate rNatDep1 chromosome 23, rNatDep2.hap1, whole genome shotgun sequence genome:
- the CCDC97 gene encoding coiled-coil domain-containing protein 97 isoform X1 produces MEAEAEARARPPPPAGSTGAWKSREQQELEAAPSPSLAESPAPGDRPPNTSGVTEPPQGTSRCGEGMLERPAPGHRPPSTNRVTEPPRQTWHWGEEMLERPAPGDRPPNTNRVTEPPRQTWHWGEEMLERPAPGDRPPKSNRVTESPRQTWHWGEEMLESPAPQDQPPKNTGVTTPPRHPSPSGEAMLATPALGDHSPDSSRLGEQLQRPSQRRGGMPEPTPAVGLAHQEPGAQEPEAGERALLAMLTAVASSPLPVRSQQKDEPDLTAEEKLAILRALYRDKPVVFLERFRRALRVEHLGCFAHLAARYEVRFYCDEVRRAARGKAGHTRVRNKRYAALQQLIKGGEYFSDEQMRAREPLLYEQYIGQYLSDEELLALGSQALAGPCSLSGVLLDSYQEQVLQLRLHIQQEQEDACMEEEEEDDEGEDSSSASDAWVPDTEEKAFLREEFTSRMHQRFLDGKDGDFDYSEVDENPEFDNLDIVSRDEEERYFDGEESEEAEEMEAE; encoded by the exons ATGGAGGCGGAAGCGGAGGCCCGCGCGCGGCCGCCCCCGCCGG CAGGTAGCACGGGTGCCTGGAAgagcagggagcagcaggagctggaggcTGCACCTTCCCCGTCGTTGGCAGAGAGCCCAGCCCCGGGGGACCGTCCCCCCAATACCAGCGGGGTCACCGAACCGCCTCAGGGCACGTCACGCTGCGGGGAAGGGATGCTGGAAAGGCCAGCCCCGGGGCACCGTCCCCCCAGTACCAACAGGGTCACTGAACCCCCTCGGCAGACATGGCATTGGGGGGAGGAGATGCTGGAAAGACCAGCCCCGGGGGACCGTCCCCCCAATACCAACAGGGTCACTGAACCCCCTCGGCAGACATGGCATTGGGGGGAGGAGATGCTGGAAAGACCAGCTCCGGGGGACCGTCCCCCCAAGAGCAACAGGGTCACTGAATCCCCTCGGCAGACGtggcactggggggaggagaTGCTGGagagcccagccccacaggaccaACCCCCAAAGAACACTGGGGTCACCACCCCGCCCCGGCACCCGTCGCCTTCGGGGGAAGCGATGCTGGCGACGCCAGCCCTAGGTGACCATTCACCCGACAGCAGTAGGCTCGGTGAACAGCTGCAGCGCCCGTCCCAGCGGAGGGGAGGGATGCCGGAGCCCACCCCTGCTGTGGGCTTGGCTCACCAGGAGCCCGGGGCCCAGGAGCCCGAGGCAGGCGAGCGGGCCCTGCTGGCCATGCTGACGGCCGTCGCCAGCAGCCCGCTGCCGGTGCGCAGCCAGCAGAAGGACGAGCCGGACCTGACGGCGGAGGAGAAGCTGGCCATCCTGCGGGCGCTGTACCGGGACAAGCCCGTGGTCTTCCTGGAGCGCTTCCGGCGGGCCCTGCGCGTCGAGCACCTGGGCTGCTTCGCCCACCTGGCTGCCCGCTACGAAGTGCGCTTCTACTGCGACGAGGTGCGCCGGGCCGCCCGCGGCAAGGCCGGCCACACCCGGGTGCGCAACAAGAGGTATGCCGCTCTGCAGCAGCTCATCAAAG GGGGGGAGTATTTCAGCGACGAGCAGATGCGGGCGCGGGAGCCCCTGCTCTACGAGCAGTACATCGGGCAGTACCTGAGCGACGAGGAGCTGCTGGCTCTGGGCAGCCAGGCGCTAGCCGGCCCCTGCTCCCTCTCTGGCGTCCTGCTCGACTCCTACCAGGAGCAGGTGCTCCAGCTGCGGCTGCATATCCAGCAGGAGCAGGAGGACGCctgcatggaggaggaggaggaggatgacgaAG GCGAGGATTCCAGCTCGGCCTCGGATGCCTGGGTCCCTGACACGGAGGAGAAGGCCTTCCTGCGTGAGGAGTTCACCAGCCGCATGCACCAGCGCTTCCTGGACGGCAAGGACGGTGACTTCGATTACAG CGAGGTGGATGAGAACCCGGAGTTCGACAACCTGGACATTGTGTCGCGGGACGAGGAGGAGCGTTACTTCGACGGCGAGGAGTCCGAGGAGGcggaggagatggaggcagaGTAG
- the CCDC97 gene encoding coiled-coil domain-containing protein 97 isoform X2, translating into MEAEAEARARPPPPGSTGAWKSREQQELEAAPSPSLAESPAPGDRPPNTSGVTEPPQGTSRCGEGMLERPAPGHRPPSTNRVTEPPRQTWHWGEEMLERPAPGDRPPNTNRVTEPPRQTWHWGEEMLERPAPGDRPPKSNRVTESPRQTWHWGEEMLESPAPQDQPPKNTGVTTPPRHPSPSGEAMLATPALGDHSPDSSRLGEQLQRPSQRRGGMPEPTPAVGLAHQEPGAQEPEAGERALLAMLTAVASSPLPVRSQQKDEPDLTAEEKLAILRALYRDKPVVFLERFRRALRVEHLGCFAHLAARYEVRFYCDEVRRAARGKAGHTRVRNKRYAALQQLIKGGEYFSDEQMRAREPLLYEQYIGQYLSDEELLALGSQALAGPCSLSGVLLDSYQEQVLQLRLHIQQEQEDACMEEEEEDDEGEDSSSASDAWVPDTEEKAFLREEFTSRMHQRFLDGKDGDFDYSEVDENPEFDNLDIVSRDEEERYFDGEESEEAEEMEAE; encoded by the exons ATGGAGGCGGAAGCGGAGGCCCGCGCGCGGCCGCCCCCGCCGG GTAGCACGGGTGCCTGGAAgagcagggagcagcaggagctggaggcTGCACCTTCCCCGTCGTTGGCAGAGAGCCCAGCCCCGGGGGACCGTCCCCCCAATACCAGCGGGGTCACCGAACCGCCTCAGGGCACGTCACGCTGCGGGGAAGGGATGCTGGAAAGGCCAGCCCCGGGGCACCGTCCCCCCAGTACCAACAGGGTCACTGAACCCCCTCGGCAGACATGGCATTGGGGGGAGGAGATGCTGGAAAGACCAGCCCCGGGGGACCGTCCCCCCAATACCAACAGGGTCACTGAACCCCCTCGGCAGACATGGCATTGGGGGGAGGAGATGCTGGAAAGACCAGCTCCGGGGGACCGTCCCCCCAAGAGCAACAGGGTCACTGAATCCCCTCGGCAGACGtggcactggggggaggagaTGCTGGagagcccagccccacaggaccaACCCCCAAAGAACACTGGGGTCACCACCCCGCCCCGGCACCCGTCGCCTTCGGGGGAAGCGATGCTGGCGACGCCAGCCCTAGGTGACCATTCACCCGACAGCAGTAGGCTCGGTGAACAGCTGCAGCGCCCGTCCCAGCGGAGGGGAGGGATGCCGGAGCCCACCCCTGCTGTGGGCTTGGCTCACCAGGAGCCCGGGGCCCAGGAGCCCGAGGCAGGCGAGCGGGCCCTGCTGGCCATGCTGACGGCCGTCGCCAGCAGCCCGCTGCCGGTGCGCAGCCAGCAGAAGGACGAGCCGGACCTGACGGCGGAGGAGAAGCTGGCCATCCTGCGGGCGCTGTACCGGGACAAGCCCGTGGTCTTCCTGGAGCGCTTCCGGCGGGCCCTGCGCGTCGAGCACCTGGGCTGCTTCGCCCACCTGGCTGCCCGCTACGAAGTGCGCTTCTACTGCGACGAGGTGCGCCGGGCCGCCCGCGGCAAGGCCGGCCACACCCGGGTGCGCAACAAGAGGTATGCCGCTCTGCAGCAGCTCATCAAAG GGGGGGAGTATTTCAGCGACGAGCAGATGCGGGCGCGGGAGCCCCTGCTCTACGAGCAGTACATCGGGCAGTACCTGAGCGACGAGGAGCTGCTGGCTCTGGGCAGCCAGGCGCTAGCCGGCCCCTGCTCCCTCTCTGGCGTCCTGCTCGACTCCTACCAGGAGCAGGTGCTCCAGCTGCGGCTGCATATCCAGCAGGAGCAGGAGGACGCctgcatggaggaggaggaggaggatgacgaAG GCGAGGATTCCAGCTCGGCCTCGGATGCCTGGGTCCCTGACACGGAGGAGAAGGCCTTCCTGCGTGAGGAGTTCACCAGCCGCATGCACCAGCGCTTCCTGGACGGCAAGGACGGTGACTTCGATTACAG CGAGGTGGATGAGAACCCGGAGTTCGACAACCTGGACATTGTGTCGCGGGACGAGGAGGAGCGTTACTTCGACGGCGAGGAGTCCGAGGAGGcggaggagatggaggcagaGTAG